A DNA window from Pseudomonas wuhanensis contains the following coding sequences:
- a CDS encoding DAHL domain-containing protein produces MKTYHRRHLALLSGVALILASTLLFLYLKSSSDQTSTYAESRGLIGQIKQLNAQWETEILKARIAISHNYDPLVAPLNEMTQLWEQFETMESNHGRNDPIWHAGHDAYHTAVQEKTRLVEQFKSHNAVLRNSLAFLPTAEDDIQEPLTRLLDEDKLQLQNIATDTYDLLLSSLEFAQVTSDDKAADILVGLNKLRVNKDRLPEQFHSPIDVLSNHIALILREQPVVNRLLQNIEAVPVAARLDEITSLLNRDQQQTEAIDQRYHFYMLVFSTLLVMVLVYLATRLMRSFGEINRVNKELQTANEILEQRVEERTRELKDTQSELLDTARQAGMAEIATNVLHNVGNVLNSVNISADLVTRKLRSSKAQGLGKAMQLINAHQDDLGVFLTQDEKGKLLPGYLNQLVDAIALEQQGMADELAQLSKSVDHIKDIVATQQSYAGANSLMEPLHISELLEDALRMNAGALTRHHVTVVKEYGDVPQVMGDKHRLLLILINLISNAKYAMTDLSNRPRQMTLGVKVVEDTILQISVKDDGEGIEPENMTRIFAHGFTTRKEGHGFGLHSCALAAIEMNGHLTAHSDGPGKGALFTLQIPLKPVMEEA; encoded by the coding sequence ATGAAAACTTACCACCGTCGCCACCTGGCATTGCTCAGTGGCGTGGCCTTGATATTGGCTTCGACATTGCTGTTTCTGTACCTCAAATCAAGCTCCGACCAGACTTCGACGTACGCCGAGTCCCGGGGCCTGATCGGCCAGATCAAACAGCTCAATGCGCAGTGGGAAACCGAGATTCTCAAGGCCAGAATTGCCATTAGCCACAATTACGATCCACTGGTTGCACCGCTGAACGAGATGACCCAGTTGTGGGAGCAATTCGAGACCATGGAGTCCAATCACGGCCGCAACGACCCCATCTGGCACGCCGGCCATGACGCGTACCACACCGCCGTTCAGGAAAAAACCCGGCTGGTGGAGCAGTTCAAATCCCACAACGCGGTGCTGCGCAACTCACTGGCGTTTTTGCCCACTGCCGAAGACGACATTCAGGAACCGCTTACCCGACTGCTCGACGAAGACAAACTGCAACTCCAGAACATTGCCACCGACACCTACGACTTGCTGCTCAGCAGCCTGGAGTTCGCCCAGGTCACCTCCGACGACAAAGCCGCCGATATCCTGGTCGGGCTGAACAAACTACGGGTGAACAAGGACCGATTACCGGAGCAGTTTCATAGCCCGATCGACGTCTTGAGCAATCACATCGCGCTGATACTGCGGGAACAACCCGTGGTCAATCGGCTGCTGCAAAACATTGAAGCCGTTCCTGTGGCCGCACGGCTGGACGAGATCACCAGTCTGCTAAACCGGGATCAGCAGCAAACCGAGGCAATCGACCAGCGCTACCACTTCTACATGCTGGTGTTTTCGACGCTGCTGGTGATGGTGCTGGTGTACCTGGCAACTCGCCTGATGCGCAGCTTCGGTGAGATCAATCGGGTCAACAAGGAACTGCAAACGGCCAACGAGATCCTCGAACAACGGGTCGAAGAGCGCACCCGCGAACTCAAGGATACCCAGAGTGAACTGCTCGACACCGCGCGCCAGGCCGGCATGGCTGAAATCGCCACTAACGTGCTGCACAACGTCGGCAACGTGCTCAACAGCGTGAACATCTCGGCCGACCTGGTCACCCGCAAGCTGCGTAGCAGCAAGGCCCAGGGATTGGGCAAGGCGATGCAGCTGATCAACGCGCATCAAGACGACCTGGGCGTTTTCCTGACCCAGGACGAGAAAGGAAAACTGCTGCCCGGTTACCTGAACCAACTGGTGGATGCCATTGCCCTTGAACAACAAGGCATGGCCGATGAACTCGCGCAACTGAGCAAAAGCGTCGACCACATCAAGGACATCGTTGCCACCCAGCAGTCCTACGCGGGTGCCAACAGCCTGATGGAGCCGCTGCACATCAGCGAACTGCTGGAAGACGCCCTGCGGATGAATGCCGGCGCCCTGACCCGCCATCACGTCACGGTGGTCAAGGAGTACGGCGATGTACCGCAAGTCATGGGTGACAAGCACCGGTTGTTGCTGATCCTGATCAACCTGATCAGTAACGCCAAATACGCCATGACCGACCTCAGCAATCGCCCTCGGCAAATGACCCTTGGGGTGAAAGTCGTCGAGGACACGATCCTGCAAATCAGCGTCAAGGATGACGGTGAAGGCATCGAGCCGGAGAACATGACGCGGATCTTTGCCCACGGTTTTACCACCCGCAAGGAAGGTCACGGCTTCGGCCTGCACAGCTGTGCCCTGGCCGCGATCGAGATGAACGGCCATCTCACCGCCCACAGCGACGGACCGGGCAAAGGTGCACTGTTCACGTTGCAGATCCCGTTGAAACCCGTCATGGAGGAAGCATGA
- a CDS encoding cytochrome-c peroxidase has translation MSSPFYYLLLAPLLGCCLIANGAPLDEPLKPLPAVPQQNPLQVELGRRLFNEPRLSVNNSLSCASCHRLESGGADDKALSIGFKGDPLTINTPSVFNSSLNFRQFWNGRADTLETQAHEVVQSPSEMGSHWEHVVEVLSADPAYKSAFAQAYPDGVTMNNVQKALATYERTLLSANSRFDQYLLGNTDILTIEEKYGYQRFKDYGCIACHQGVNIGGNMFQKFGVMGDYFEVRGNPTEADLGRYLVTKAEEDRNVFKVPSLRNVAVTAPYFHDGSAKTLEEAVDVMFKFQLGRVPSDKDKDLIIKFLKTLTGEWGGKPL, from the coding sequence ATGTCGAGCCCCTTCTACTACCTGCTTCTTGCGCCGCTACTCGGATGTTGTCTGATAGCCAACGGCGCACCTTTGGACGAACCGCTCAAACCCTTGCCCGCGGTGCCCCAGCAGAATCCCTTGCAAGTCGAACTCGGTCGCCGCTTGTTCAACGAACCACGCCTGTCGGTCAACAACAGCCTGTCCTGCGCCAGTTGCCATCGTCTGGAAAGCGGAGGCGCAGACGACAAAGCATTGTCTATTGGCTTCAAAGGCGATCCCCTGACGATCAACACCCCCAGCGTCTTCAACTCTAGTCTGAATTTCCGACAGTTCTGGAACGGCCGCGCCGACACCCTGGAAACACAGGCCCACGAAGTGGTGCAAAGCCCCAGCGAAATGGGCAGTCATTGGGAGCATGTGGTCGAGGTGCTGTCCGCAGACCCAGCTTACAAAAGCGCGTTCGCCCAGGCCTACCCGGACGGCGTGACCATGAACAATGTGCAAAAAGCCCTGGCCACCTATGAGCGCACGCTGCTCAGCGCCAACTCGCGTTTCGACCAATACCTGCTGGGCAATACCGATATTCTGACGATCGAGGAGAAGTACGGTTACCAACGCTTCAAGGACTACGGCTGCATCGCCTGCCATCAGGGGGTGAATATCGGCGGCAACATGTTCCAGAAGTTCGGGGTCATGGGCGACTACTTCGAGGTTCGAGGCAACCCCACCGAAGCCGATCTGGGGCGCTATCTGGTCACCAAGGCTGAAGAGGACCGCAACGTGTTCAAGGTGCCGAGCCTGCGCAACGTCGCCGTGACGGCGCCGTACTTTCACGACGGCTCGGCGAAAACCCTCGAAGAAGCGGTGGACGTGATGTTCAAATTCCAGCTCGGTCGTGTGCCCTCCGACAAGGACAAGGACCTGATCATCAAATTCCTCAAGACCCTGACCGGTGAGTGGGGAGGCAAACCTTTATGA
- a CDS encoding putative bifunctional diguanylate cyclase/phosphodiesterase, producing the protein MKTPFVQANRRILIIDDTPSIHQDFRKILGPDTDDEQSIAGTEAALFGSQQSTRLIFQLDSAYQGQEALELVKHARAQGRPYAMAFTDMRMPPGWDGLETIEQLWKADPHLQIALCTAFSDYTWEAMAERLEFGDQLLVLKKPFDSLEIRQMASALTWKWQMAQDAAIKVQTLEQTIEARVHELLKVSHLLQYDVLTELPNSTLLGDRLNQSLALSRRHDKQLAVMFLGLDRFKRINNALGHPTGDEMLKRVGQNLVACVRASDSVFRYGSDEFVVILADIHHPQQTKGIAEKLLNAIRTPQHIAGHDLSVTASLGISIYPEDGFDAIALIKKAETAMRNVKDSGPNDFSFFIDEMNQRAREQQSIESGIRLALERNEFVLHYQPKLDLGSGKVVGAEALIRWQKPGQGWVYPTDFIGVAEDSGLIVPLSKWVLAQACRQARAWQAKGLPKLYMSVNVSAIDFRQRDFVEGIELILKQTGMDPTLLELEITEGVLMQNVDATMVALNQLKALGVRLAIDDFGTGYSSLSYLQRFPIDVLKIDQSFIRGLSCDSNDAALVSAIISLGKSLKLAVIAEGVETLEQLNFLKGLQCEEGQGYYFSKAVEPDAFVQYLTSVQTASSTTP; encoded by the coding sequence ATGAAAACTCCGTTCGTCCAGGCTAACCGGCGCATTCTGATCATTGACGACACGCCTTCGATCCATCAGGACTTTCGCAAGATTCTCGGTCCGGATACCGACGACGAACAATCCATCGCCGGCACTGAAGCAGCGCTGTTCGGCAGCCAGCAATCTACCCGGCTGATATTCCAGCTCGATTCCGCCTACCAGGGCCAGGAAGCGCTCGAACTGGTCAAGCATGCCCGGGCACAAGGTCGCCCTTACGCCATGGCGTTCACCGACATGCGCATGCCCCCGGGCTGGGACGGGCTGGAAACCATCGAACAGCTCTGGAAGGCAGATCCTCACCTGCAAATCGCGCTGTGCACGGCCTTTTCCGATTACACCTGGGAAGCCATGGCCGAACGACTGGAGTTCGGCGATCAGTTGCTGGTGCTGAAAAAACCCTTCGACAGCCTGGAAATCCGCCAGATGGCCAGCGCTCTGACCTGGAAGTGGCAGATGGCGCAGGACGCGGCCATTAAAGTGCAGACCCTGGAGCAAACCATCGAGGCCCGTGTCCATGAGCTGCTCAAGGTATCGCACTTGTTGCAGTACGACGTATTGACCGAATTGCCCAACAGCACCTTGCTGGGCGACCGGCTGAACCAGTCACTGGCCCTGTCCAGGCGCCATGACAAACAACTGGCCGTGATGTTTCTGGGGCTCGATCGCTTCAAGCGCATCAATAATGCCTTGGGTCACCCGACCGGTGACGAGATGCTCAAGCGTGTCGGGCAAAACCTGGTGGCCTGTGTACGCGCGTCCGATTCGGTGTTTCGCTACGGCTCCGATGAGTTTGTGGTGATCCTGGCTGACATCCACCACCCCCAACAGACCAAGGGCATCGCCGAAAAGCTCCTGAACGCCATACGCACGCCTCAACACATCGCCGGCCATGACCTGAGCGTGACGGCCAGCCTGGGCATCAGTATTTATCCAGAGGACGGTTTCGATGCCATTGCATTGATCAAAAAAGCCGAAACCGCCATGCGCAACGTCAAAGACAGCGGCCCGAACGATTTCAGCTTTTTCATCGATGAGATGAACCAGCGCGCCCGGGAACAGCAGAGCATCGAGTCGGGTATTCGCCTGGCGCTGGAACGCAACGAATTTGTCCTGCACTACCAGCCCAAACTCGACCTGGGCAGCGGCAAGGTGGTCGGCGCCGAGGCATTGATCCGCTGGCAAAAGCCGGGGCAAGGCTGGGTTTACCCAACCGATTTCATCGGTGTGGCCGAGGACAGCGGCTTGATCGTACCGTTGAGCAAATGGGTGCTTGCCCAGGCCTGCCGACAAGCCCGTGCCTGGCAGGCAAAAGGCCTGCCGAAGCTCTACATGTCGGTGAACGTATCGGCCATCGATTTCCGTCAGCGGGACTTTGTCGAAGGTATAGAGCTGATACTCAAGCAAACCGGTATGGACCCCACCTTACTGGAGCTGGAAATTACCGAAGGCGTATTGATGCAGAATGTCGATGCCACGATGGTCGCGCTGAATCAGCTAAAGGCATTGGGCGTACGACTGGCCATCGATGACTTCGGCACCGGCTATTCCAGCCTGAGTTACCTGCAACGGTTTCCCATCGATGTGTTGAAAATCGACCAGTCATTCATTCGCGGCCTGAGCTGTGACAGCAATGACGCGGCCCTGGTCAGCGCCATCATCAGCCTGGGCAAGAGTCTCAAACTGGCCGTCATTGCCGAAGGGGTAGAAACCCTCGAACAGTTGAATTTTCTCAAGGGCCTCCAGTGTGAGGAAGGCCAGGGTTACTACTTCAGCAAAGCCGTGGAGCCGGACGCCTTCGTCCAATACCTGACGTCCGTGCAGACCGCCTCATCCACCACCCCATGA
- a CDS encoding EAL domain-containing protein translates to MSVNTLLARINRRILIVDDTASIHEDFAKILSPPSIEDDSLISAENALFGTPASVSLQSFVIDSAFQGREALDKVESALANDSPYAMAFIDMRMPPGWDGLETIERLWQVDPKLQVALCTAYSDYSWEDIAERLELGDRLLILKKPFDAIEIRQMASALTAKWQMTEDAALKMSLLEHAVEERTRELSDANIIVQNSPTILYRLRGEPSFPLMYISHNITKYGHIAAALVASSNWAQELIHPDDQSKVDTAMARVLDRHAAGASIEFRMRTGDGDWRWVENRYIPVRDDEGRLLEVEGIIIDVTERKLAEEKIALLARTDGLTGLANRATLIERLHQAFAAARRGATPFAMFYLDLDHFKRINDTLGHPVGDLLLQEVARRIKNCVRENDVVARLGGDEFAILQLDVGDPTQSAALAAKVRDALVLPYSLAGNDVRVSVSIGISSYAPVSLSADSLLTQADMALYRSKEKGRNQYHFHSEEINQEVVERMTIANDLKTAIEHDELELRYWPEVDLSSGKILGMEAQVSWNHPLRGLLEAQAFLPAAEKTGTIVALGHWVLERACQQMRQWRDEGMAPPVVAIKLSLAQLKSGPELIYDVLRTTARWELCPWDLRFDVTEATLAQTKWTHNDVLPRLRELGVKIAIDDFGTEYSSFDYLKTYQVNHLKLAQTFIDMAARDPSSATTLRAIINFAREVGIGIIAEGVETQEQRSSLMATGSPMNAQGHYFSQAVSSQQAAELLKAGCIVHTSYGTGAMPDDPRRATEDKK, encoded by the coding sequence ATGTCAGTGAACACGCTGCTTGCGCGCATTAATCGTCGGATTCTCATCGTCGATGACACGGCGTCGATCCATGAGGATTTTGCCAAGATTCTCAGCCCGCCATCGATCGAAGACGACAGCCTGATCAGCGCCGAAAACGCCCTGTTCGGTACCCCAGCGTCGGTATCGTTGCAAAGTTTCGTCATCGATTCGGCGTTTCAGGGCCGTGAAGCGCTGGACAAGGTCGAGAGCGCACTGGCGAACGACTCGCCCTATGCGATGGCCTTCATCGACATGCGCATGCCGCCGGGTTGGGACGGCCTGGAAACCATCGAACGCCTATGGCAGGTCGATCCCAAGTTGCAGGTGGCGCTCTGCACCGCGTATTCCGACTATTCCTGGGAAGACATCGCCGAACGCCTGGAACTGGGCGATCGCCTGCTTATCCTGAAAAAGCCCTTCGATGCCATCGAAATTCGCCAGATGGCCAGCGCATTGACCGCCAAGTGGCAAATGACCGAAGACGCCGCGCTGAAGATGTCCTTGCTGGAGCATGCGGTCGAAGAGCGTACCCGGGAGTTGTCCGACGCCAACATCATCGTGCAGAACAGCCCGACCATTCTGTATCGACTGCGGGGCGAACCGTCGTTTCCGTTGATGTACATCTCCCACAACATCACCAAATACGGTCACATCGCGGCGGCCCTGGTGGCTTCGTCCAACTGGGCGCAGGAGCTGATCCATCCCGACGATCAATCAAAAGTCGATACGGCCATGGCCCGGGTGCTGGACCGCCATGCGGCAGGTGCTTCCATCGAATTCCGGATGCGCACCGGCGATGGCGACTGGCGCTGGGTCGAAAACCGCTATATCCCGGTGCGTGACGATGAAGGCCGCTTGCTGGAAGTCGAAGGCATCATCATCGACGTCACCGAACGCAAACTGGCCGAGGAAAAAATTGCCCTTTTGGCCCGCACCGACGGGCTGACCGGGCTGGCCAACCGCGCGACGCTGATCGAGCGGCTGCATCAGGCGTTCGCCGCCGCCCGGCGCGGAGCCACACCGTTCGCCATGTTTTACCTGGACCTTGATCACTTCAAACGCATCAACGACACCCTGGGCCACCCGGTGGGCGACCTGTTGTTGCAGGAGGTTGCCAGGCGCATCAAAAATTGCGTGCGCGAAAACGACGTGGTTGCCCGCCTGGGTGGCGACGAGTTCGCGATACTGCAACTGGACGTCGGCGATCCGACCCAATCAGCGGCCCTGGCCGCCAAGGTCCGCGATGCACTGGTGTTGCCCTACTCCCTGGCCGGCAATGATGTGCGGGTCTCGGTCAGCATCGGCATCAGCAGCTACGCGCCGGTCAGCCTCAGCGCGGACAGCCTGTTGACCCAGGCCGACATGGCGCTGTATCGCTCCAAGGAAAAGGGCCGCAACCAGTACCACTTCCACTCCGAGGAGATCAATCAGGAAGTGGTCGAGCGCATGACCATTGCCAACGACTTGAAAACGGCCATCGAACACGACGAACTCGAACTGCGTTACTGGCCGGAAGTGGACCTGAGCAGTGGCAAGATCCTCGGCATGGAAGCACAGGTCAGCTGGAATCACCCCCTGCGCGGGTTGCTGGAAGCCCAGGCGTTTCTGCCCGCGGCGGAAAAGACCGGCACCATCGTCGCCCTCGGTCACTGGGTGCTGGAGCGCGCCTGTCAGCAAATGCGCCAGTGGCGTGACGAGGGCATGGCGCCACCAGTGGTGGCGATAAAACTGTCCCTGGCTCAGCTCAAGAGCGGTCCCGAGTTGATCTATGACGTGTTGCGCACCACCGCGCGCTGGGAACTGTGCCCGTGGGACCTGCGTTTCGACGTCACCGAAGCGACCCTGGCCCAGACCAAGTGGACGCACAACGATGTACTGCCGCGCCTGCGTGAACTGGGGGTGAAAATCGCCATCGACGACTTCGGCACCGAATACTCCTCGTTCGATTACCTCAAGACTTATCAGGTCAATCACCTGAAACTCGCCCAGACCTTCATCGACATGGCCGCACGCGACCCGTCCAGTGCAACCACCTTGCGGGCCATCATCAACTTCGCCCGCGAGGTAGGGATCGGCATCATCGCCGAGGGCGTCGAAACCCAGGAGCAACGCAGTTCGCTGATGGCCACCGGCTCACCGATGAACGCCCAGGGTCACTACTTCAGCCAAGCGGTCAGCAGCCAACAGGCCGCCGAGTTGCTGAAGGCCGGGTGCATCGTGCATACCAGCTACGGAACCGGAGCGATGCCGGACGACCCGCGGCGTGCCACGGAGGACAAGAAATGA
- a CDS encoding HD domain-containing phosphohydrolase codes for MEEQLPTTVTDKPKLLLVDDEESILNSLRRLLRGQPYEVLLATNGAQALEIMAQQPIDLVMSDARMPNMDGATLLAHVHQLYPDTTRIMLTGYADPSAIIKAINEGQIHRYISKPWHDEEMLLTLRQSLAYQHSERERLRLVQETWDQNEKLKQLNATLEKHVAARTSELQQTADMLDLAYEELKRSYVTGTEVFSLLANLRLPPAKQTNRQIIELVRVYCKLHGLDEGTSRDLTMAAALYNIGKLSWTDSMMSTPSDLLHHNDRERYRGYPKQSESLLMTLDPMKDAARLILHHQERWDGSGFPDRLKGEAIPFGSRLLKLAVDFIELQRGLILERQMNSDEALVYIRQYAGRLYDPELVEDFIQVCATYLSDVTLADPMVKVLTTRELAAGMILARNLNADNGMLLLNAGKVLNGPLVEKLIAFEAMEGAKYSIFVKVPEEVEGALLETS; via the coding sequence ATGGAAGAGCAACTCCCCACGACTGTGACCGATAAACCCAAGTTATTGCTGGTCGACGATGAGGAGTCGATTCTCAACAGCCTGCGCCGCCTGCTGCGCGGCCAGCCCTACGAGGTATTGCTGGCAACCAACGGTGCCCAGGCCCTGGAGATCATGGCGCAGCAGCCGATCGATCTGGTGATGAGTGACGCGCGCATGCCCAATATGGACGGCGCCACGCTGCTGGCTCACGTCCACCAGCTTTACCCCGATACCACCCGCATCATGCTGACCGGTTATGCCGATCCTTCGGCGATTATCAAAGCCATCAATGAAGGGCAGATTCATCGTTACATCAGCAAACCCTGGCACGATGAGGAAATGCTGCTGACCTTGCGACAATCACTGGCCTATCAGCATTCCGAGCGTGAACGCTTGCGTCTGGTGCAGGAGACGTGGGATCAGAACGAGAAACTGAAGCAGCTCAACGCCACCCTGGAAAAACACGTCGCGGCCCGCACCAGCGAGCTGCAACAGACCGCCGACATGCTGGACCTGGCCTACGAAGAGCTCAAACGCAGCTATGTCACCGGCACCGAAGTGTTTTCATTGCTGGCCAACCTGCGTCTGCCGCCCGCCAAACAGACCAACCGGCAGATCATCGAGCTGGTGCGGGTGTACTGCAAACTCCATGGCCTGGACGAAGGCACCAGTCGTGACCTGACCATGGCAGCGGCGCTCTACAACATCGGCAAGTTGAGCTGGACCGACAGCATGATGAGTACGCCTTCGGACCTGCTGCATCACAATGACCGCGAGCGCTATCGGGGTTATCCGAAGCAGAGTGAGTCGCTGCTGATGACGCTCGATCCGATGAAGGATGCCGCCCGGCTGATCCTGCATCACCAGGAGCGTTGGGACGGCAGCGGTTTCCCTGATCGGCTCAAGGGCGAAGCGATTCCGTTCGGTTCACGGTTGCTGAAACTGGCGGTGGATTTCATCGAGTTGCAGCGCGGGCTGATCCTCGAACGGCAGATGAACAGCGATGAAGCCTTGGTGTATATCCGCCAATACGCCGGTCGCCTCTACGACCCGGAACTGGTGGAGGATTTCATTCAGGTCTGCGCCACTTATCTGAGCGACGTGACGCTGGCCGATCCGATGGTCAAGGTGCTGACCACCCGGGAACTGGCGGCGGGCATGATCCTGGCGCGCAATCTCAATGCCGACAACGGCATGCTGCTGCTCAATGCCGGCAAGGTGCTGAATGGGCCGCTGGTGGAGAAGTTGATCGCTTTCGAGGCGATGGAAGGTGCCAAGTACAGCATTTTCGTGAAAGTGCCGGAGGAAGTGGAGGGCGCACTTCTGGAGACGAGTTGA
- a CDS encoding NUDIX hydrolase, producing the protein MTLSSASSPRIIRIAAALLIGPDGHTLLVRKRGTQAFMQPGGKIEAHEQPVHALARELEEELGLVIDPTHAAYLGQFSAPAANEPGYVVQAELFQLTIDSQVSPAAEIEEVRWIDPATDGEITLAPLTRDLILPFYRASLIETA; encoded by the coding sequence ATGACGCTTTCATCCGCCAGCTCGCCCCGCATCATCCGTATTGCCGCCGCCCTGCTGATCGGCCCCGACGGTCACACCCTGCTGGTCCGCAAGCGCGGCACCCAGGCGTTCATGCAGCCGGGGGGCAAGATCGAGGCCCATGAGCAACCGGTCCATGCCCTCGCCCGTGAGCTGGAAGAGGAGTTGGGGCTGGTCATCGATCCGACGCATGCCGCCTACCTGGGACAATTCTCGGCACCGGCCGCCAATGAGCCGGGTTATGTCGTACAGGCCGAACTTTTTCAGCTGACCATCGATTCGCAGGTTTCCCCGGCGGCAGAGATTGAAGAAGTGCGCTGGATCGATCCGGCCACCGACGGCGAAATCACGCTGGCGCCATTGACACGAGACCTGATCCTGCCGTTTTATCGAGCTTCACTGATCGAAACTGCCTGA